A genomic stretch from Candidatus Kapaibacterium thiocyanatum includes:
- a CDS encoding SMC-Scp complex subunit ScpB encodes MSDINEELHESGEAGFPEEPTMDPAVEDDEATGAERLNVPYFFTLGRFDQLRALESLIFASDDPLSARAMHRILVLEDPSQTVPGQQSLPLDGDKPQEPPKPPFQVPVHYFDDLVDEINDDLEKTDRPFRIVKIAGGYQFATTPQHGQLVQRLLKAKNRKRLTQAALETLAIVAYRQPITKAEVDAIRGVNSGEVVNSLTEKQLVAMVGRAETPGKPLLYGTTDDFLRVFGLNSLSDLPKLREIDDLLKTTTTMIDMDDTIQVTTDHRTLRRQISLLLDGDTAEAAADTDANSGAYWHSPDEHGSSEEEGGGVDPGSSPDTEGEGSGEAAVDSGDTEAGGDADSPDGVVGEGPSTEEMSPSDDEEPS; translated from the coding sequence ATGTCTGATATCAACGAAGAACTTCACGAGAGCGGTGAGGCCGGTTTTCCGGAAGAGCCGACGATGGATCCGGCCGTCGAGGACGATGAAGCCACCGGTGCGGAGCGTCTGAACGTTCCGTACTTCTTCACGCTCGGCAGGTTCGACCAGTTGCGCGCACTGGAATCGCTGATCTTCGCGAGCGATGATCCGCTGTCCGCCCGCGCCATGCATCGCATCCTTGTTCTCGAGGATCCTTCCCAGACGGTTCCCGGACAGCAGTCGCTGCCGCTCGACGGCGACAAGCCGCAGGAGCCGCCGAAACCGCCATTCCAGGTGCCCGTCCATTACTTCGACGACCTGGTGGACGAGATCAACGACGACCTCGAGAAGACGGACAGACCCTTCCGTATCGTCAAGATCGCAGGCGGCTATCAGTTCGCCACGACACCCCAGCACGGTCAGCTCGTCCAGCGTCTGCTCAAGGCCAAGAACCGCAAGCGGCTCACCCAGGCCGCCCTGGAAACCCTGGCCATCGTGGCCTACCGTCAGCCCATCACCAAGGCCGAAGTCGATGCCATTCGCGGCGTCAATTCGGGCGAGGTAGTGAACTCGCTTACCGAAAAACAGCTCGTGGCCATGGTCGGCCGCGCCGAAACGCCGGGCAAACCGCTACTCTACGGCACCACGGATGACTTCCTGCGCGTCTTCGGGCTGAACAGCCTTTCCGATCTGCCCAAGCTCCGCGAGATCGACGATCTGCTCAAGACGACGACGACGATGATCGATATGGATGATACCATCCAGGTCACGACCGATCACCGTACACTTCGCCGTCAGATCAGCCTTCTGCTCGACGGAGATACGGCCGAGGCCGCTGCCGATACGGATGCCAATTCCGGTGCCTACTGGCACAGTCCGGATGAGCACGGTTCCTCCGAGGAAGAAGGAGGGGGCGTCGACCCCGGATCGTCCCCGGATACCGAGGGCGAAGGTTCTGGCGAGGCCGCCGTCGATTCCGGTGATACGGAAGCGGGGGGCGACGCGGATAGTCCCGATGGTGTTGTTGGAGAAGGCCCCTCTACCGAGGAGATGTCGCCGTCCGACGACGAAGAGCCTTCCTGA